A stretch of Desulfitobacterium dichloroeliminans LMG P-21439 DNA encodes these proteins:
- a CDS encoding cell wall-binding repeat-containing protein, giving the protein MSVIKEIGLYQNIQKRVRELTLLAVFFLLLIPSTALAASSPTVEYIGGSNWEVFNAVDQTRDGGYVVVGHSSSNNGHLEGLNKKHSDAIIVKFSNQAEVQWVKTFGGSSIDSFQSVRQTKDGGYIAAGSSYSVDMDMLNSRKMIREEGQDNLNGDAIIVKFSPTGEVEWSRDFGGGQLDVFNAVVETEAGSFLVVGESGSIDGDLAKISQGNSDAIYASYDRSGKFMGAYSFGGSSDDGFNDLVLLADGSQVAVGHSGSQDGDMQGTGTSLLKGIIVKIGADLRLTWKTSVDLTDPEYQRLIYSSSNGFQDIKATADQGFIVVGKGTYVERKTDGSSNVNEEGWIGKFDSAGQVEWYDTYKNQAYTRFSGVAQGQDGTYTVVGDSYMPEAKKIIALRYDAQGVRLWDKEDVGSRNRYLMNLLALGDRYVAVGSKYIQGRSDEGLLYIGNFEEANGKLIMAPNTSTDSTTENATQIQVKDVERLGGDNRYETAVAISKRGWEKAEQVFLVNGNNFPDALVGSSLAYQKNAPILITPSERLDLSTSAEIQRLGAQTITILGNYTSVSRAIEEQLKQSYQVIRISGPEVFDTAVKVGEELRKLSSFDTVIIATQDNFPDTLAIAPYAAKEGIPILFTHRDSLRDDTKQAIKDWGIENVIISGGLGVVSMAVDLELDALGVTINRLGGDDRYDTALEIAKHFQTRSPYNAISVATGENYPDALTGAVWAAKNNTPLILVRVNGAKDTVVEYLNTLSLDKAFVFGGIGVVSDHVIRK; this is encoded by the coding sequence ATGAGTGTGATAAAAGAGATCGGATTGTATCAAAATATCCAAAAACGAGTAAGAGAATTAACCCTTTTAGCAGTTTTCTTTTTGCTGTTGATTCCTTCGACTGCTTTAGCGGCTTCATCCCCCACAGTTGAATACATTGGCGGTTCCAATTGGGAAGTGTTTAACGCAGTGGATCAGACTCGAGATGGAGGTTACGTGGTGGTGGGGCATAGTAGCTCAAATAATGGCCACCTGGAAGGGCTTAATAAAAAACACTCAGATGCAATCATCGTGAAGTTTTCTAATCAAGCTGAGGTCCAGTGGGTGAAAACCTTCGGCGGTAGTTCAATCGATAGTTTTCAAAGCGTAAGGCAGACCAAGGATGGAGGTTATATTGCTGCGGGGTCTAGTTACTCCGTCGATATGGATATGCTTAATTCGCGTAAAATGATTCGCGAGGAAGGGCAGGACAACCTGAATGGGGATGCCATTATCGTCAAGTTTAGTCCTACCGGTGAGGTGGAGTGGTCGAGGGATTTTGGCGGAGGACAGCTGGATGTTTTCAATGCAGTTGTCGAGACAGAGGCCGGAAGTTTCCTTGTGGTTGGAGAATCTGGGTCGATCGATGGTGATCTAGCTAAAATTTCCCAAGGGAATAGTGACGCTATCTATGCTTCCTATGATCGTTCCGGCAAATTTATGGGTGCTTATAGCTTCGGTGGATCCTCCGATGATGGCTTTAATGACCTTGTCTTGCTTGCGGATGGAAGCCAAGTCGCGGTAGGGCATAGTGGCAGCCAAGATGGAGATATGCAGGGAACGGGAACGAGCCTGCTCAAGGGTATCATCGTGAAAATCGGTGCTGATCTCCGTTTGACTTGGAAGACCTCGGTGGACTTAACTGACCCCGAGTATCAACGCTTAATCTACTCTTCAAGCAATGGATTTCAAGATATTAAGGCTACAGCGGATCAAGGTTTCATCGTTGTCGGAAAAGGGACTTATGTTGAACGCAAAACCGATGGTAGTAGTAATGTAAATGAAGAGGGTTGGATAGGAAAATTTGATTCAGCGGGACAAGTGGAGTGGTATGATACCTATAAAAATCAGGCCTATACACGCTTTTCTGGGGTGGCCCAGGGTCAAGATGGGACTTATACGGTGGTAGGAGACAGCTATATGCCTGAGGCGAAAAAGATTATTGCTCTTCGCTATGATGCCCAGGGGGTGAGGCTTTGGGATAAAGAAGATGTGGGAAGTCGTAATCGTTATTTGATGAATCTTCTCGCACTTGGAGATCGCTATGTAGCCGTTGGCTCCAAATATATTCAAGGCAGGAGTGACGAGGGTCTATTATACATTGGTAATTTTGAGGAAGCCAATGGAAAGTTAATCATGGCCCCTAATACAAGCACGGATAGCACCACAGAAAATGCAACACAAATCCAGGTCAAGGACGTAGAACGCCTCGGAGGGGATAATCGCTATGAGACGGCTGTAGCCATCAGCAAACGGGGATGGGAAAAAGCTGAACAAGTATTCCTCGTTAATGGTAATAACTTTCCTGATGCCTTGGTAGGGTCGAGCTTGGCCTACCAGAAAAACGCCCCCATCTTGATCACTCCTTCAGAGCGGCTAGACCTAAGCACAAGCGCGGAAATTCAACGTCTTGGTGCTCAAACTATTACTATCTTAGGTAATTACACTTCCGTATCCAGGGCGATTGAAGAGCAACTTAAGCAATCTTATCAGGTGATTCGCATCAGTGGTCCTGAAGTTTTTGATACTGCGGTAAAAGTTGGAGAAGAGCTCAGAAAGCTATCCTCCTTTGACACTGTAATCATTGCAACACAGGATAATTTCCCTGATACCCTAGCTATCGCCCCTTATGCAGCAAAGGAGGGTATCCCCATTCTCTTTACCCATAGGGACAGCTTAAGAGATGATACTAAGCAAGCGATTAAGGATTGGGGAATAGAAAATGTCATTATTTCCGGAGGTCTTGGGGTAGTTTCCATGGCGGTGGATCTGGAACTGGATGCTCTGGGGGTTACAATTAATCGGTTAGGTGGTGATGACCGCTACGACACAGCGCTCGAAATCGCCAAGCATTTTCAAACAAGAAGTCCATACAACGCCATTTCCGTTGCTACCGGTGAAAACTACCCTGATGCTTTAACGGGTGCTGTCTGGGCAGCGAAGAATAATACCCCCCTTATCCTTGTCAGAGTGAATGGTGCTAAGGATACGGTCGTTGAGTACCTCAATACTCTTTCTCTTGATAAAGCTTTTGTCTTTGGTGGGATAGGAGTTGTTTCGGATCATGTGATCAGGAAATAG
- a CDS encoding ABC transporter substrate binding protein, with product MSKVFDWYKKEGRSIAIIFVIITLLGGVVPASGFAVQEPVNILILNSYHQGLKWTDDQTEGILKKFHNLSEQLVYIEYIDWKRYPTADHLDHLFTNLAAKYTDKKIDMLLTTDDIALEFALKHREEIFSNAPIVFSGILKSSADVLLQGHDRVTGVYESLDSEGTLKLALQLNPQLRNVYIVHDLSESGRSSGEDVTKSIQALNSNQGTNLVAYSLSVLGIEEIMQKVTTLEKDSIVIIGSYNMDGDGIIYSPETAARQISESSSVPVYSLYEFLLDSGVIGGNLVSGLLQGEYAGEQALRVLAGQNITELPILEKETFVTGLNYNELERFAIPKDLIPENSIVINKPFSFMDTYRTLVYTTSAVFLVLVFLIGVLLANVRRRKRVERSLRTSNEEISAMHEELTATEEELRSQFDELIDHQHQLKKTQELYQLVLDAAIDTIWDWDMIANTRVFSTKTLDALGYYGEEIQRIEDWMSLIHPEDLSSFQHNLAEHLTMKTSRYFSDYRIKDKSGAYKWIRSFGKVMFDESGTPYRMVGSHRDISILKEQELKIGHLAYHDSLTGLPNRAKIQEIIEREIEIASKNGTMLAILFLDVDNFKMINDSFGHPMGDRLLVAISHCLSQIVENNVVSRLAGDEFLILIGNISEKQDAVRFADMIMAKFEKAISVENQLCYVSASIGISYYPDDGDDYEELLINADTAMHRAKEIGKRQIVVFDQEMKKAVAEKAEIQNNLRKAIVNEEFILHYQPQVDPYTGRVLGLEALIRWQKDDTLIPPNKFIGIAEETGLIVPIGDWVLKRACAFLKRMHDMGHHELTMAVNISALQLQEEEFVENVLQVLQENGLEPNRLELEITETMLIEFLDKKIHNVLNSLKENRIKISLDDFGLGYSSLNYIKQLPISTLKVDKSFIDDIHDAQDCKNLTGMIVTLAHQLGLKVVAEGVERPEQKEYLMRYKCDAIQGYLMSKPLPEEQVIDLLKGHLQS from the coding sequence ATGAGTAAGGTGTTCGACTGGTATAAAAAAGAGGGAAGAAGCATTGCTATTATCTTTGTCATCATCACTCTCCTAGGGGGCGTTGTACCGGCCTCAGGCTTTGCTGTCCAAGAACCAGTGAACATACTTATCTTGAACTCTTATCATCAAGGATTAAAGTGGACGGATGATCAAACAGAAGGGATTTTGAAAAAATTCCATAATCTAAGTGAACAGCTTGTTTATATCGAATATATCGACTGGAAGAGGTACCCTACAGCTGACCATCTGGATCACCTATTTACCAATTTAGCGGCAAAATACACAGATAAGAAGATTGATATGCTTTTAACCACCGACGATATTGCTTTGGAATTTGCCCTAAAACATCGGGAAGAAATTTTTTCGAATGCCCCGATTGTTTTCAGTGGTATTCTAAAGAGTAGCGCTGATGTATTATTGCAAGGTCATGACAGAGTGACAGGAGTCTATGAAAGCCTTGATTCGGAAGGCACCCTTAAACTGGCCTTACAGCTTAATCCGCAATTGAGGAATGTTTATATAGTCCACGACCTGTCGGAAAGCGGGAGGTCTAGCGGCGAAGATGTGACGAAGAGCATCCAAGCTCTGAATTCTAACCAAGGAACAAATCTTGTAGCTTATAGTTTAAGTGTATTAGGCATCGAAGAAATTATGCAAAAGGTAACGACCCTCGAAAAAGACAGCATCGTTATAATTGGCTCCTACAATATGGATGGAGATGGCATCATCTATTCTCCGGAAACCGCTGCAAGGCAAATCAGTGAAAGCAGCAGTGTTCCGGTGTATTCCCTCTATGAGTTTCTCCTGGATAGCGGAGTAATAGGGGGCAATCTTGTAAGTGGTCTTCTCCAAGGAGAATATGCTGGTGAGCAGGCCTTAAGGGTTTTAGCTGGTCAAAATATCACTGAATTGCCGATTTTAGAAAAAGAAACCTTTGTAACGGGGCTTAATTACAACGAATTAGAACGTTTTGCTATTCCTAAGGATTTGATACCTGAAAATAGCATCGTGATTAATAAACCCTTCTCGTTTATGGATACCTATAGAACTTTGGTTTATACCACAAGTGCGGTCTTTTTGGTGCTCGTTTTCTTGATTGGGGTGCTTTTGGCTAATGTTCGTAGACGTAAAAGGGTGGAAAGAAGCTTGCGCACTTCAAACGAAGAAATTTCCGCAATGCATGAAGAGCTTACGGCTACCGAGGAAGAACTTCGAAGTCAGTTCGACGAATTAATTGATCATCAGCACCAATTGAAAAAGACTCAAGAGCTCTATCAATTGGTGCTAGATGCAGCAATCGATACTATTTGGGATTGGGATATGATCGCTAATACACGAGTCTTCTCTACTAAAACCCTGGATGCTCTTGGATATTATGGAGAGGAAATTCAAAGGATAGAGGACTGGATGTCCCTCATTCACCCAGAGGATCTGTCGTCTTTTCAACACAATTTAGCAGAGCATCTTACGATGAAAACCTCAAGATATTTTAGCGATTATCGCATAAAGGATAAAAGCGGGGCTTATAAGTGGATCCGTTCCTTTGGCAAAGTGATGTTTGACGAAAGTGGAACACCCTATCGAATGGTGGGCTCCCATCGGGATATTTCAATTCTTAAAGAGCAAGAGCTGAAAATAGGGCATTTAGCTTACCATGATTCTCTCACAGGGCTACCCAATCGGGCTAAGATACAAGAGATTATTGAGCGCGAGATAGAAATTGCCAGTAAGAATGGGACGATGTTGGCGATTTTGTTTCTGGATGTTGATAATTTTAAAATGATTAATGATTCCTTTGGACATCCCATGGGGGATCGGCTTTTGGTCGCGATTAGTCATTGTTTGTCTCAAATTGTCGAGAACAATGTGGTGAGCAGGTTAGCTGGAGACGAATTTCTTATTTTGATTGGCAATATTTCCGAGAAACAGGATGCGGTACGATTTGCGGATATGATTATGGCAAAATTCGAAAAGGCCATTAGTGTTGAAAACCAATTGTGTTATGTTTCGGCCAGCATCGGCATTTCATATTACCCTGATGATGGGGATGATTATGAAGAATTATTAATCAATGCGGATACAGCCATGCATAGAGCAAAGGAAATAGGCAAGCGCCAAATTGTGGTGTTTGATCAGGAAATGAAGAAGGCTGTGGCTGAGAAGGCCGAGATCCAGAACAATCTACGCAAAGCAATTGTTAATGAAGAGTTCATACTCCATTATCAGCCTCAGGTTGATCCTTATACAGGTAGAGTCCTTGGCTTAGAAGCGTTAATTCGCTGGCAAAAGGATGATACCCTCATTCCTCCCAATAAGTTCATCGGTATCGCTGAAGAAACAGGGTTGATTGTGCCGATTGGGGACTGGGTGCTTAAGCGAGCATGTGCTTTTCTTAAAAGAATGCATGACATGGGCCATCATGAATTAACGATGGCGGTCAATATTTCTGCACTGCAATTGCAAGAGGAGGAATTTGTGGAAAACGTTCTCCAGGTATTACAGGAAAATGGCCTTGAACCCAACCGCTTAGAACTGGAGATTACCGAGACAATGCTCATCGAATTTTTAGATAAAAAAATCCACAATGTTTTAAATAGTCTTAAAGAAAATCGTATTAAAATATCTTTGGATGATTTTGGCCTAGGATATTCCTCGCTCAATTACATCAAGCAACTGCCTATATCAACCTTAAAAGTGGATAAATCATTTATTGATGACATCCATGATGCTCAAGATTGCAAAAATTTGACCGGAATGATTGTGACCTTAGCACACCAACTGGGTTTGAAGGTTGTTGCCGAGGGTGTCGAAAGACCGGAACAAAAAGAATACTTAATGAGATATAAATGCGATGCCATACAGGGATATTTAATGAGTAAGCCCTTGCCCGAAGAGCAAGTGATTGATTTATTAAAAGGTCATCTTCAATCCTAA
- a CDS encoding DegV family protein yields the protein MIKIVADSTCDLSDEVLEMYNIDIAPLTINIGDKDYRDRIDIFPDEFYGMIEGLDAEPKTAMPSPTEYLRIFNQALQDGHTSILCICMSSGTSGAYQSAVLAQAYFVEEHPDLAGVLHVVDSKCMSHGSGWLILKSAKMRAAGASFEEIVEFVENKKTNVKHYLSVDDLDHLIRSGRLSNASAFVGKLLKLKPIMTMKKGKGSIVAKERGRKRVLEHYVTEFIRRNDPEYTDFIIIGYTSDLTFAENLKLKLEKDTEFQGEIYIMQMGVAVGTHVGLGALSMFFMEKGHHRDNILINEVHGLAELKNHILRK from the coding sequence ATGATTAAAATTGTTGCGGACTCGACCTGTGATTTATCTGATGAAGTGCTTGAAATGTATAATATCGATATTGCTCCTCTCACCATTAATATTGGTGATAAGGATTATCGGGATCGAATTGATATTTTTCCCGATGAATTCTATGGCATGATTGAAGGTCTAGACGCTGAACCCAAAACCGCAATGCCAAGTCCGACCGAATATTTAAGGATTTTTAACCAAGCTCTTCAAGACGGTCATACATCAATCCTCTGCATCTGTATGTCCAGCGGGACGAGTGGAGCTTATCAGTCCGCTGTTTTAGCCCAAGCTTACTTTGTTGAAGAACACCCGGATTTAGCTGGTGTCCTCCATGTTGTAGATTCTAAGTGTATGAGTCACGGCAGTGGCTGGCTTATTCTCAAGAGTGCCAAAATGAGGGCAGCTGGCGCCAGCTTTGAAGAAATCGTAGAATTTGTTGAAAACAAAAAAACCAATGTGAAGCATTATCTATCCGTGGATGATCTTGATCATTTAATCCGGAGTGGCAGATTGAGCAATGCCAGCGCATTCGTAGGTAAGCTGTTGAAGCTTAAGCCAATTATGACCATGAAAAAGGGGAAAGGTTCCATCGTGGCCAAAGAACGTGGACGGAAAAGAGTCCTCGAGCATTATGTTACAGAGTTTATAAGGAGAAACGATCCGGAATACACTGACTTTATTATTATCGGCTATACTTCAGATCTGACCTTTGCAGAAAATCTTAAGCTTAAGCTTGAGAAGGATACGGAGTTTCAAGGTGAAATTTATATCATGCAGATGGGAGTTGCCGTAGGGACCCATGTAGGACTGGGGGCGCTTTCTATGTTCTTTATGGAAAAAGGACATCATAGGGATAATATCTTGATTAATGAAGTTCATGGGCTGGCTGAATTGAAGAATCATATATTGCGGAAATGA
- the tnpA gene encoding IS66 family insertion sequence element accessory protein TnpA, translating to MDTQKVTQNYRLKKWTRLISECRSSGQTVSAWCAEHNIHPSSYFYWLRRVRTAACEALPALQNENNSIVPVSFSLPQVSSPATDSLSPAIVVRLDSASLEIHNTASLNLIENTLRALQHVR from the coding sequence GTGGATACTCAGAAAGTCACACAAAACTATCGATTGAAGAAATGGACTCGACTTATTAGTGAATGTCGCAGCAGTGGGCAAACAGTCTCCGCATGGTGTGCTGAACATAATATTCATCCAAGTAGTTACTTCTATTGGTTGAGACGAGTCCGCACTGCCGCCTGTGAGGCTCTTCCGGCACTTCAAAACGAAAACAATTCTATCGTACCCGTATCCTTTTCACTTCCCCAGGTCAGTTCTCCGGCGACAGATTCCTTGTCACCAGCGATCGTGGTTCGCTTAGATTCCGCAAGTCTAGAAATTCATAACACTGCCTCGTTGAACTTAATCGAGAATACTCTTAGAGCACTTCAACATGTTCGGTGA
- a CDS encoding cation diffusion facilitator family transporter — MIRFIIRRSIPRYENTTDKQVRESYGVLAGVLGIVCNLILFTLKLIIGLLMNSIAVISDAFNNLSDCGSSIISIIAAKMSNQPPDLEHPFGHGRIEYISSLIVSFIIIMVGFELLKSSFSKILHPEVVIFSSFSLIILVLSVVLKLWMVSYNRYIGRVINSSIINATATDSLNDAIATSAVILSTLIGHYLHIAIDGYVGLLISFFILYTGYTIAKDTVNILLGASPNTELANQISGMVNKGMHIIGTHDLKVHDYGPGRTIASIHAEILDTVNIVESHAIIDDLEKRISEELNINIVIHIDPLTTDELKIHSMKHLVKDSVKEVNEVFVAHHIRMTKSYRSMNVIFELTVPSTQLPESANIREQITKRLKDKDPQLNVIINSITAQS, encoded by the coding sequence TTGATTAGATTCATTATTCGACGTTCCATCCCCCGCTATGAAAATACCACAGATAAACAAGTTCGTGAGTCTTATGGGGTCTTAGCCGGGGTACTGGGCATCGTCTGCAACCTTATCTTATTTACACTCAAGCTGATTATAGGGCTTCTTATGAACAGTATTGCTGTTATTTCTGATGCTTTCAATAACCTTTCCGACTGTGGTTCCTCAATCATCTCAATCATTGCCGCCAAGATGAGCAATCAACCACCGGATTTGGAACATCCCTTTGGCCACGGTAGAATTGAATACATTTCTTCACTCATCGTCTCCTTTATTATCATCATGGTAGGCTTTGAACTACTCAAAAGTTCATTCAGCAAAATTCTTCACCCCGAAGTCGTTATTTTCAGCTCTTTCTCACTGATTATTTTAGTGCTTTCCGTAGTCCTCAAGCTCTGGATGGTCTCCTATAACCGCTATATCGGTCGAGTCATTAATTCCAGCATCATCAACGCCACAGCCACGGACAGTCTCAATGATGCCATAGCCACCAGTGCTGTCATCCTTTCGACATTGATCGGACATTATTTACACATTGCTATTGATGGGTACGTGGGTTTGCTCATCTCATTTTTTATCCTCTATACTGGGTATACTATTGCTAAAGATACGGTCAATATTTTGCTGGGGGCATCTCCGAATACTGAGCTAGCTAATCAGATTTCAGGCATGGTTAATAAAGGAATGCATATTATTGGCACTCACGATCTAAAAGTCCATGATTATGGTCCAGGTAGAACCATCGCCTCCATCCATGCTGAAATTCTCGATACTGTCAACATCGTTGAATCTCATGCAATTATTGATGACCTAGAAAAACGCATCTCAGAGGAGCTCAACATCAATATTGTCATCCATATCGATCCTTTGACTACAGATGAACTGAAGATCCATTCTATGAAGCATCTCGTGAAAGACTCGGTAAAGGAAGTAAATGAAGTCTTTGTAGCGCATCATATTCGTATGACAAAAAGCTATCGCAGTATGAACGTCATCTTCGAATTAACCGTTCCCTCTACTCAGCTTCCTGAATCCGCTAACATCCGTGAGCAAATTACTAAGAGACTCAAAGATAAAGACCCTCAACTTAACGTTATTATCAACTCAATCACAGCCCAATCCTAA
- a CDS encoding cation-translocating P-type ATPase translates to MWFSKPQEDVLKELKVNPRTGLSSQEVQARLEQYGANKLKGKPKKSLISLFFAQMKDMLIYVLLGAAIITLFIGEYVDAIIILLVVLLNAAIGVFQEFKAEKAIEALQQLTTPKTLVRRDEEVKEINSVDLVPGDIVILDAGRFIPADLRLIESANLQIEESALTGESVPTEKEAQRILDEPKTPLGDQANMAFMSTLVTYGRGEGVVVGTAMETEIGKIAKILDEEIDEMTPLQKRMEELGKILGYLAIGICLLIFVIAFFQKRDLFEMFLTAISLAVAAIPEGLPAIVAIVLALGVTRMSKINAIVKKLPAVETLGSVNIICSDKTGTLTQNQMTVVKYYTLDNMKELPREGSSLDAASQEKELMKTFVLCSDATYEHGQGTGDPTEIALIVLGDRFNLTKKSLNANHKRVGENPFDSDRKLMSTLNEEDGSYRVHTKGAIDNILNIATSALVNNQVVPLTEAMKNEYLKIAEEMSDDALRVLGAAYKDVDHLITSEEMEHNLTVLGMVGMIDPPRLEVKDSIRDAKLAGITPVMITGDHKNTAVAIAKELGIADSLAQSMTGAEIDEISDEQFAQRVGELRVFARVSPEHKVKIVKAYKSQGNIVSMTGDGVNDAPSLKNADIGVAMGITGTDVSKGAADMILTDDNFTTIVHAIEEGRNIYNNIKKSVIFLLSCNLGEIVAIFFSVLFFWPIPLMPTQLLWINLITDTLPAIALGVDPGDKDVMKQKPRDPRESFFAHGAALRAVIGGVLIGTLTLVAFYVGLREYGYTLGSATIPDDVLTYSRTMAFVVLAASQLFYSLSMRSATKSIFTVGFFSNKYLILAIIVGLLLQLMVISVPFLSSAFKLQMLSLRDWGIVLSLAIIPLIVRELFKIFQRKSS, encoded by the coding sequence ATGTGGTTTAGTAAACCTCAGGAAGATGTTCTGAAAGAGCTCAAGGTTAATCCCCGCACAGGACTATCCTCTCAAGAAGTCCAAGCACGATTAGAACAATACGGTGCGAATAAGCTGAAGGGAAAACCTAAAAAAAGCCTCATCTCTCTATTCTTTGCTCAAATGAAGGATATGCTAATTTATGTGCTCCTTGGAGCTGCTATAATCACCTTGTTTATCGGCGAATATGTCGATGCTATTATCATTCTCCTTGTGGTTCTCCTGAATGCAGCAATTGGCGTTTTTCAAGAGTTTAAAGCTGAAAAGGCCATCGAAGCTTTGCAACAGTTGACCACCCCTAAAACTCTAGTTCGCCGGGATGAGGAAGTTAAGGAAATCAACTCTGTAGATCTTGTTCCTGGGGACATTGTCATCCTTGATGCGGGACGATTTATCCCTGCGGATTTGCGCCTGATCGAAAGTGCCAACCTCCAGATTGAAGAATCCGCTCTTACCGGTGAATCCGTTCCCACCGAAAAAGAGGCCCAAAGAATCCTCGACGAGCCCAAGACACCTCTTGGTGATCAAGCCAATATGGCCTTCATGTCGACCTTGGTCACCTATGGACGCGGCGAAGGGGTCGTTGTCGGCACAGCTATGGAAACAGAGATTGGCAAAATCGCTAAAATACTCGATGAAGAAATCGATGAAATGACACCCCTGCAAAAAAGAATGGAAGAGCTGGGGAAAATACTGGGTTATCTCGCCATTGGTATTTGTCTACTGATCTTTGTCATCGCCTTTTTCCAAAAACGTGATCTCTTCGAAATGTTCTTGACCGCCATCAGCTTGGCCGTAGCTGCCATTCCCGAAGGACTGCCTGCCATCGTAGCCATTGTCCTAGCTCTTGGGGTAACTCGGATGTCCAAAATCAATGCCATCGTAAAAAAACTTCCTGCCGTAGAGACTCTGGGGTCTGTAAACATCATCTGTTCCGATAAAACAGGAACCCTCACCCAAAACCAGATGACCGTGGTCAAGTATTATACCCTTGATAATATGAAGGAACTTCCCCGCGAAGGCTCAAGTTTGGACGCAGCCAGCCAGGAAAAAGAGTTAATGAAAACCTTTGTTCTCTGCTCCGATGCTACCTATGAGCATGGTCAGGGGACAGGGGATCCTACGGAAATTGCTCTTATCGTCTTAGGGGATCGTTTTAACCTAACCAAAAAATCCCTTAATGCAAACCATAAACGAGTGGGCGAAAATCCCTTTGATTCCGATCGAAAGCTTATGTCCACCCTCAATGAAGAAGATGGTAGTTATCGCGTTCATACGAAAGGAGCCATTGACAATATCCTCAACATCGCCACCTCAGCTTTGGTGAATAATCAGGTGGTTCCCCTCACCGAAGCAATGAAAAATGAGTATCTAAAGATTGCCGAAGAGATGTCCGATGACGCCCTGCGCGTCCTCGGTGCTGCTTATAAAGATGTGGATCATCTCATCACATCCGAGGAAATGGAGCACAATCTCACCGTCCTCGGTATGGTGGGAATGATTGACCCTCCCCGCTTGGAAGTTAAAGACTCTATCCGCGATGCCAAATTAGCAGGCATCACTCCGGTGATGATTACCGGTGACCACAAAAACACTGCTGTTGCGATTGCCAAGGAATTAGGCATTGCCGATTCCTTGGCGCAAAGCATGACTGGTGCTGAGATCGACGAAATATCCGATGAACAGTTTGCTCAACGCGTAGGTGAACTGAGGGTCTTTGCTCGAGTGTCTCCTGAACATAAGGTAAAAATCGTCAAAGCCTACAAATCCCAAGGTAATATCGTTTCCATGACCGGAGACGGTGTCAATGATGCACCTTCCCTTAAGAATGCTGACATCGGAGTCGCTATGGGGATTACGGGAACTGATGTATCAAAAGGCGCCGCTGATATGATCTTAACCGATGATAACTTCACGACCATCGTCCACGCTATCGAAGAAGGCCGCAATATCTATAACAACATTAAAAAGTCTGTTATATTCCTACTCTCTTGCAATCTCGGAGAAATTGTGGCCATCTTCTTTTCGGTTCTCTTCTTCTGGCCTATCCCCCTCATGCCCACCCAACTCTTATGGATTAACTTAATTACCGACACCCTCCCGGCTATCGCCTTAGGGGTAGACCCCGGCGATAAAGATGTCATGAAACAAAAACCTCGTGACCCCAGAGAGAGCTTCTTTGCCCATGGGGCCGCACTGAGGGCTGTCATTGGCGGTGTTCTCATCGGTACCTTGACTCTTGTAGCCTTCTATGTGGGACTCCGTGAATATGGTTATACTTTAGGCTCGGCTACTATCCCAGATGATGTCCTCACCTATTCCCGCACCATGGCCTTCGTCGTTCTAGCAGCCTCACAACTTTTCTATTCCTTATCTATGAGAAGTGCTACCAAGTCGATCTTTACAGTAGGCTTCTTCTCCAACAAATACCTTATCCTAGCGATAATAGTTGGCTTACTGCTACAGCTGATGGTTATTTCCGTCCCCTTCCTCTCCAGCGCATTTAAACTGCAAATGCTCTCCCTCAGAGACTGGGGTATTGTTCTTAGCTTAGCCATCATCCCCCTCATCGTTAGGGAACTATTTAAGATCTTTCAGAGAAAAAGCTCCTAA